From the Streptococcus oralis ATCC 35037 genome, one window contains:
- a CDS encoding SpaA isopeptide-forming pilin-related protein, producing MNKKIRSWIQILILCLGVILQSFAPLTQVHATEYNDVITSVGVENKSGEALTQGLDIWQEFRLTADFVLPDNTVHEGDTTTLQLPSEIAFSNSSDIELRDASNNLVATGHLDATSKTITLTYTKFVENNSGVRGKFFVYVRVDHDVVSEEKDIDVNITVGHRVLSAGKIRYNGPPGKYDSKIEKSSFQYKDDEKNVIRYNITVNRNMANYSDVTIKDAFSSPNMTFLPDTFRIYKVNWSWNNGDWKWSDAQDMTETFKNQLVVNANGDGFTLPLGDTNGFGYMIEYRAKANYDLVDGEEITNVANMSYNGSENEQSTSTRTYQIAGGVAEGYVFTIKIHKVNEAGQPLQGAVFEVIRDRNQAVVGRLTTGPDGNASVGKLLRDNYTIREVTAPFGYDKLTEDIKISPDEFGSDKSVERRIENKKTPPKTPTEKEITFKKVDPNGKEIPGAELKIYSGDTVNLEEAPVADWTTVADTSKVIKLAPGTYTLREFDAPEGYQIVGDITFTVNADGSITIKNKGADDTVLAAGPVLTITDKEDTSPKPITFSKVNLGGNEIAGAQIKIYKGEKAEGTAVESWTSTDQPKQLNLEPGIYTFHEEAAPTGYLKVTDITFQVKPNGTVEVTKVGEKDSKGEDNRVVAQNSTLTVTDKDDDVARKITFSKISLGGVEIAGAQIKIFKGDKAEGTAVESWTSEAGKSKELSLAPGTYTFHEEAAPTGYLKVTDITFKVNYDGTVKVTNVGTKDAKGEDNTVVTDGSTIKVTDKDDDSPRKITFSKVNLGGTEIAGAQIKIYKGDKAEGTAVESWTSEAGKSKDLNLAPGTYTFHEEAAPTGYLKVTDITFQVKHDGTVEVTNVGEKDSKGEENKVATNGSTVTVTDKDDDLPRKITFSKVSLGGTEIAGAEIKIYKGDKAEGTAVESWTSEAGKSKELSLAPGTYTFHEEAAPTGYLKVTDITFQVKHDGTVEVTNVGEKDSKGEENKVVTNGSTVTVTDKDDDLPRKITFSKVSLGGTEIAGAQIKIYKGDKAEGTAVESWTSEAGKSKDLNLSPGTYTFHEEAAPTGYLKVTDITFQVKHDGTVEVTNVGEKDSKGEENKVVTNGSTVTVTDKDDDLPRKITFSKVSLGGTEIAGAQIKIYKGDKAEGTAVESWTSEAGKSKDLNLAPGTYTFHEEAAPTGYLKVTDITFQVKHDGTVEVTNVGEKDSKGEENKVVTNGSTVTVTDKDDDLPRKITFSKVSLGGTEIAGAQIKIYKGNKAEGTAVESWTSEAGKSKDLNLAPGTYTFHEEAAPTGYLKVTDITFQVKHDGTVEVTNVGEKDSKGEENKVVTNGSTVTVTDKDDDLPRKITFSKVSLGGTEIAGAQIKIYKGDKAEGTAVESWTSEAGKSKDLNLAPGTYTFHEEAAPTGYLKVTDITFQVKHDGTVEVTNVGEKDSKGEENKVVTNGSTVTVTDKDDDLPRKITFSKVSLGGTEIAGAEIKIYKGDKAEGTAVESWTSEAGKSKDLNLAPGTYTFHEEAAPTGYLKVTDITFQVKHDGTVEVTNVGEKDSKGEENKVVTNGSTVTVTDKDDDLPRKITFSKVSLGGTEIAGAQIKIYKGDKAEGTAVESWTSEAGKSKDLNLAPGTYTFHEEAAPTGYLKVTDITFQVKHDGTVEVTNVGEKDSKGEENKVVTNGSTVTVTDKDDDLPRKITFSKVNLAGEEIAGAKIQIFRGEKVAGNPVAEWTSKANQSHVLDLTPGVYTFHEEAAPTGYLAVTDITFQVNYDGTVTVVNASGNQVEFKDGKLVVTDQTEPENPNLPNTGSESGQAALAAGLALLALGAGLVATKRRKED from the coding sequence ATGAACAAGAAAATAAGATCTTGGATTCAGATCCTTATTCTTTGTTTGGGAGTTATTCTCCAATCATTTGCCCCTCTGACGCAAGTACATGCGACAGAGTATAATGATGTGATCACTAGTGTTGGTGTTGAGAACAAATCTGGTGAAGCATTAACGCAAGGATTGGATATTTGGCAAGAATTCCGTCTTACGGCTGATTTCGTGTTGCCAGATAATACGGTGCATGAAGGTGATACAACAACACTTCAATTGCCATCAGAGATTGCATTTTCAAACTCTTCAGACATTGAATTACGAGATGCTTCTAACAATCTTGTAGCTACTGGACATCTAGATGCCACTAGCAAAACGATTACTCTAACTTACACAAAGTTTGTTGAGAATAATTCTGGCGTTAGGGGGAAATTCTTTGTCTATGTTCGAGTTGACCATGATGTTGTTTCAGAAGAAAAAGACATTGATGTCAATATTACTGTAGGACATAGAGTTCTATCTGCAGGGAAAATCCGTTATAACGGCCCTCCAGGGAAATACGACTCTAAAATTGAAAAGAGTTCCTTCCAATACAAGGACGACGAGAAAAATGTAATCCGTTATAACATTACTGTAAACCGCAATATGGCGAACTACAGTGATGTCACTATCAAAGATGCTTTCTCTTCTCCAAATATGACATTCCTACCAGATACTTTTCGTATTTATAAAGTAAACTGGAGCTGGAATAACGGAGACTGGAAATGGTCCGATGCTCAGGATATGACTGAAACCTTTAAAAACCAACTAGTGGTAAATGCGAATGGTGATGGTTTCACCCTTCCTTTAGGAGATACTAATGGTTTTGGTTATATGATCGAGTATCGAGCTAAAGCGAATTATGATCTAGTCGATGGTGAGGAAATCACGAACGTAGCCAACATGAGCTACAATGGAAGTGAGAATGAACAATCAACCAGCACACGTACCTACCAGATTGCAGGTGGTGTTGCGGAAGGATATGTTTTCACCATTAAAATTCATAAGGTAAACGAAGCAGGCCAACCTTTGCAAGGTGCAGTTTTTGAAGTGATTCGTGATCGTAACCAAGCTGTTGTTGGACGATTGACAACAGGTCCTGATGGTAACGCTAGTGTAGGTAAATTGTTGCGAGACAACTATACAATTCGTGAAGTAACGGCTCCTTTTGGCTATGACAAACTAACTGAAGATATTAAAATTTCTCCAGATGAGTTTGGCTCAGATAAATCTGTAGAACGTCGAATTGAAAATAAGAAGACACCTCCAAAGACACCAACTGAGAAAGAGATTACTTTCAAAAAGGTGGATCCAAATGGGAAAGAAATCCCAGGTGCCGAACTGAAAATCTATAGTGGAGATACAGTCAATCTTGAAGAGGCACCTGTTGCAGACTGGACTACTGTAGCTGACACTTCTAAAGTGATTAAGCTGGCACCAGGGACCTACACTCTAAGAGAGTTCGATGCTCCAGAGGGATATCAAATTGTAGGAGATATTACTTTTACTGTTAATGCTGACGGTTCTATCACTATTAAGAATAAGGGAGCTGATGACACTGTTCTTGCAGCTGGTCCAGTTCTGACTATTACCGATAAAGAGGATACTAGTCCAAAACCAATTACCTTCAGTAAGGTAAACCTTGGAGGAAATGAAATCGCTGGTGCACAGATTAAGATCTACAAGGGCGAAAAAGCTGAAGGTACAGCTGTAGAAAGCTGGACTTCAACTGACCAACCTAAGCAACTGAATCTTGAACCAGGCATCTACACTTTCCATGAGGAAGCAGCCCCAACTGGTTACCTCAAAGTAACGGATATCACTTTCCAAGTTAAACCTAACGGTACTGTTGAAGTGACAAAAGTAGGTGAAAAAGATTCTAAAGGTGAAGACAATCGTGTTGTAGCCCAAAATTCAACTCTGACAGTTACTGATAAAGATGACGATGTAGCTCGTAAAATCACGTTCAGTAAAATTAGTCTTGGTGGAGTTGAAATCGCAGGAGCACAAATCAAGATCTTCAAAGGCGATAAGGCAGAAGGCACAGCTGTAGAAAGCTGGACTTCAGAAGCTGGTAAGTCTAAAGAATTGAGCTTGGCCCCAGGTACTTACACCTTCCATGAGGAAGCAGCCCCAACTGGATACCTCAAAGTAACGGATATCACTTTTAAAGTTAACTATGATGGCACAGTTAAAGTGACGAATGTTGGTACTAAGGATGCTAAAGGCGAGGACAATACAGTCGTAACCGATGGTTCAACAATCAAAGTCACTGATAAAGATGACGATAGTCCACGTAAGATTACCTTTAGTAAGGTTAACCTTGGTGGTACAGAAATTGCAGGAGCACAAATCAAGATCTACAAGGGCGATAAGGCAGAAGGCACAGCCGTAGAAAGCTGGACATCTGAAGCTGGTAAGTCTAAAGATCTCAACTTGGCCCCAGGTACTTACACCTTCCATGAGGAAGCCGCTCCAACTGGTTACCTCAAAGTAACGGACATCACTTTCCAAGTCAAACATGACGGCACAGTGGAAGTGACCAACGTTGGTGAAAAAGACTCTAAGGGTGAAGAAAACAAAGTTGCCACAAACGGCTCAACTGTTACAGTAACGGATAAAGACGATGACCTTCCACGTAAGATTACCTTCAGCAAGGTTAGCCTTGGTGGAACAGAAATCGCTGGTGCAGAGATTAAGATCTACAAAGGCGATAAGGCAGAAGGCACAGCCGTAGAAAGCTGGACATCTGAAGCTGGTAAGTCTAAAGAATTGAGCTTGGCCCCAGGTACTTACACCTTCCATGAGGAAGCCGCTCCAACTGGTTACCTCAAAGTAACGGACATCACTTTCCAAGTCAAACATGATGGCACAGTGGAAGTGACAAATGTTGGTGAGAAAGACTCTAAAGGTGAAGAAAACAAAGTCGTTACAAATGGCTCAACAGTAACTGTAACCGACAAAGACGATGACTTACCACGTAAGATTACCTTCAGCAAGGTTAGCCTTGGTGGAACAGAAATCGCAGGCGCTCAAATCAAGATCTACAAGGGCGATAAGGCAGAAGGCACAGCCGTAGAAAGCTGGACTTCAGAAGCTGGTAAGTCTAAAGACTTGAACTTGTCCCCAGGTACTTACACCTTCCATGAGGAAGCCGCTCCAACCGGTTACCTCAAAGTAACGGATATCACTTTCCAAGTCAAACATGATGGCACAGTGGAAGTGACAAACGTTGGTGAGAAAGACTCTAAGGGTGAAGAAAACAAAGTCGTAACCAACGGTTCAACAGTAACTGTAACCGACAAAGACGATGACCTTCCACGTAAGATTACCTTCAGTAAGGTTAGCCTTGGTGGAACAGAAATCGCAGGAGCTCAAATCAAGATCTACAAGGGCGATAAAGCAGAAGGCACAGCCGTAGAAAGCTGGACTTCAGAAGCTGGTAAGTCTAAAGACTTGAACTTGGCACCTGGCACTTACACCTTCCATGAGGAAGCAGCTCCAACAGGCTACCTCAAAGTAACCGACATCACTTTCCAAGTCAAACATGACGGCACAGTGGAAGTGACCAACGTTGGAGAAAAAGACTCTAAGGGTGAAGAAAACAAGGTTGTAACCAACGGTTCAACAGTAACTGTAACCGACAAAGACGATGACCTTCCACGTAAGATTACCTTCAGCAAGGTTAGCCTTGGTGGAACAGAAATCGCAGGCGCTCAAATCAAGATCTACAAGGGCAACAAGGCAGAAGGCACAGCCGTAGAAAGCTGGACTTCAGAAGCTGGTAAGTCTAAAGATCTCAACTTGGCTCCAGGCACTTACACCTTCCATGAGGAAGCAGCCCCAACAGGCTACCTCAAAGTAACGGACATCACTTTCCAAGTCAAACATGACGGCACAGTGGAAGTGACCAACGTTGGAGAAAAAGACTCTAAGGGTGAAGAAAACAAAGTTGTAACCAACGGTTCAACAGTAACTGTAACCGACAAAGACGATGACCTTCCACGTAAGATTACCTTCAGCAAGGTTAGCCTTGGTGGAACAGAAATCGCAGGCGCTCAAATCAAGATCTACAAGGGCGATAAGGCAGAAGGCACAGCCGTAGAAAGCTGGACTTCAGAAGCTGGTAAGTCTAAAGACTTGAATTTGGCTCCAGGCACTTACACCTTCCATGAGGAAGCAGCCCCAACAGGCTACCTCAAAGTAACGGATATCACTTTCCAAGTCAAACATGACGGCACAGTGGAAGTGACCAACGTTGGAGAAAAAGACTCTAAGGGTGAAGAAAACAAGGTTGTAACCAACGGTTCAACAGTAACTGTAACCGACAAAGACGATGACCTTCCACGTAAGATTACCTTCAGCAAGGTTAGCCTTGGTGGAACAGAAATCGCTGGTGCAGAGATTAAGATCTACAAAGGCGATAAGGCAGAAGGCACAGCCGTAGAAAGCTGGACTTCAGAAGCTGGTAAGTCTAAAGATCTCAACTTGGCCCCAGGTACTTACACCTTCCATGAGGAAGCAGCTCCAACAGGCTACCTCAAAGTAACCGATATCACTTTCCAAGTCAAACATGACGGCACAGTGGAAGTGACAAATGTTGGTGAAAAAGACTCTAAAGGTGAAGAGAACAAAGTCGTAACCAACGGCTCAACAGTAACTGTAACCGATAAAGACGATGACCTTCCACGTAAGATTACCTTCAGCAAGGTTAGCCTTGGTGGAACAGAAATCGCTGGTGCACAAATCAAGATCTACAAGGGCGACAAGGCAGAAGGTACAGCTGTAGAAAGCTGGACTTCAGAAGCTGGTAAGTCTAAAGACTTGAACTTGGCACCTGGCACTTACACCTTCCATGAGGAAGCAGCTCCAACAGGCTACCTCAAAGTAACGGACATCACTTTCCAAGTCAAACATGACGGCACAGTGGAAGTGACAAATGTTGGTGAAAAGGACTCTAAAGGTGAAGAAAACAAGGTCGTAACCAACGGCTCAACTGTAACAGTAACGGATAAAGACGATGACCTTCCACGTAAGATTACCTTTAGCAAGGTAAATCTAGCGGGTGAAGAAATCGCGGGTGCAAAAATCCAAATTTTCCGAGGAGAAAAAGTTGCAGGTAATCCTGTGGCTGAATGGACTTCAAAAGCCAATCAATCACATGTACTTGATTTGACTCCGGGAGTATATACTTTCCATGAAGAAGCCGCTCCAACTGGATACTTAGCAGTAACAGATATTACATTCCAAGTTAACTACGACGGAACTGTAACAGTGGTAAATGCTAGTGGAAATCAGGTTGAGTTCAAGGATGGTAAGTTAGTAGTAACGGACCAAACTGAACCAGAAAATCCTAACCTACCAAACACTGGAAGTGAATCTGGACAAGCTGCATTAGCAGCAGGTTTAGCTCTTCTAGCTTTAGGTGCAGGTCTTGTAGCAACTAAACGAAGAAAAGAAGACTAA
- a CDS encoding ISLre2 family transposase gives MFRFDEKEFVAELDRKREQQFLKRVRDYDEQIAPSMRLRGYKRIDSTERTVVFTFGEVTFSRNRWRKGKKSCYPVDEWLGLEKYMRYSPELIFHMAKHASVLSYREVCRTVKMAYRLEITKDAVLKSVKMAGRLFSERERYRLFRGDEQPKKIQADKIYLEGDGVLVKTTSSNDERHNTDLAHFLIHTGVKKVGNNRYVLENKHEIIHTSHEQAKEELIDYLCNHFEITDRTLLITNSDNGKGYSRRIFQEIKKVLRIKRHEHFWDAYHVNEELKRFLKPYPSTLLDLAFKAIKNHQKGLLQTVLDTVESLIESQEALDNFYNFRKKLLRNFCDTRPPKLRGLSSRGIGVMESQHRKVTYRMKHRGMYWSIEGACTMARMILVERIDQLHELFFGSWRQEYEEFRVTGLGAGFRINHKPHGAVIRKRGHK, from the coding sequence ATGTTTAGATTTGATGAAAAAGAATTTGTCGCAGAACTAGATCGCAAACGTGAGCAGCAATTCCTGAAGCGAGTAAGAGATTATGACGAGCAGATTGCTCCCTCCATGAGACTGAGGGGATATAAGCGGATAGATAGTACAGAGAGGACAGTTGTTTTTACATTTGGAGAGGTGACTTTCTCTAGGAATCGCTGGCGAAAGGGAAAGAAAAGTTGTTATCCTGTAGATGAGTGGCTAGGTCTAGAAAAGTATATGCGTTATTCTCCTGAGTTGATTTTTCACATGGCAAAACACGCTTCTGTTTTATCCTACCGTGAAGTTTGTCGAACAGTTAAGATGGCTTATCGCCTGGAGATAACAAAGGACGCTGTTTTGAAGTCTGTAAAAATGGCAGGCAGACTCTTTTCAGAGAGGGAACGCTATCGGCTTTTTAGAGGTGATGAGCAACCGAAAAAAATCCAGGCAGATAAAATCTACCTGGAGGGAGATGGTGTGCTCGTCAAGACAACATCAAGCAATGATGAACGACACAATACAGACTTAGCCCATTTCCTGATTCATACTGGAGTGAAGAAGGTTGGTAATAATCGGTATGTACTAGAGAATAAGCATGAGATTATCCATACAAGCCATGAACAAGCAAAGGAAGAATTGATAGACTATCTCTGCAATCATTTTGAAATCACTGATCGAACTCTTCTTATCACTAACTCGGACAATGGTAAAGGATATTCTCGCAGAATATTTCAAGAAATTAAGAAGGTCCTACGGATTAAACGTCATGAGCATTTCTGGGATGCCTATCATGTTAATGAAGAACTTAAAAGATTTCTGAAGCCGTACCCGTCTACACTACTTGATCTTGCTTTTAAGGCCATCAAAAATCATCAGAAGGGCCTGCTTCAGACCGTACTAGATACAGTTGAATCTCTCATAGAAAGCCAGGAAGCTCTTGATAATTTTTACAATTTTCGTAAGAAATTATTAAGAAATTTCTGTGATACTAGGCCACCTAAACTTAGAGGATTGTCCTCACGGGGTATCGGGGTAATGGAGAGTCAGCACCGAAAGGTCACTTACCGCATGAAACATCGAGGGATGTATTGGTCTATCGAAGGGGCTTGTACCATGGCCAGGATGATTCTTGTTGAGCGAATTGATCAGCTACACGAGCTGTTTTTTGGATCCTGGAGACAAGAGTATGAGGAATTTAGGGTAACGGGACTAGGCGCAGGGTTTCGTATTAACCATAAGCCACACGGTGCGGTCATCAGAAAAAGAGGACATAAATAG
- the mobC gene encoding plasmid mobilization relaxosome protein MobC produces MQKRENRKRYIQKLIRLTPEEDRQIKTVMAQMGVPSFQYYAKNQLVQGKVVQIDFSELKDLRVAINRVGTNINQIAKHANENQGVTTEEVAQVIDYLSELKEMVAAKLSSAEKKSLQERKVKTIRTYDEW; encoded by the coding sequence ATGCAGAAACGAGAAAATAGAAAACGCTATATACAAAAATTGATACGACTAACACCAGAGGAAGATCGTCAAATTAAAACGGTGATGGCCCAAATGGGAGTTCCATCTTTTCAATACTATGCGAAGAATCAACTGGTACAAGGGAAGGTGGTTCAAATTGATTTTTCTGAATTGAAAGACCTTCGAGTTGCTATCAATCGAGTGGGCACGAACATCAACCAAATTGCCAAGCATGCTAACGAAAATCAAGGGGTTACGACAGAGGAAGTAGCACAAGTTATTGACTATCTATCTGAGTTGAAAGAGATGGTAGCTGCCAAACTTTCTAGCGCAGAGAAGAAAAGTTTACAGGAGCGAAAAGTAAAAACTATAAGGACGTATGACGAATGGTAG
- a CDS encoding relaxase/mobilization nuclease domain-containing protein yields the protein MVVIKTPKQIKTPSNLKIAVRYILNEAKTLVSETAESDLDFPLVYHNGELQMKLVSGNGISDFSVADEEMVMTKLAAAFKKGDDDLKELSSGKQVLAHHIIQSFSPDDNLTPEQVHEIGRQTMLELTGGNYEFVIATHTDKDHLHNHIILNTTNTSTLKKFRWEKKTLKNLRAISDKHAARYGAKIIEPTMKNSYTKYSAWRRQNNYRFEIKDRLDFLLKHSLSLEDFKQKAVALDLQIDFSGKFVKYKLLDQPQQRNVRDDTLSKKGLYSLEKIKERISKNQLVFDVEELKEQYQESKEKTANDFELKLEVESWQVEQESKQGIYVQMDMGALNSGTILIPSHKVDKNEDGNYTIYIKEKDYFYFLNPDQSQKNRYMMGLTVARQLAKQNGETVVTKNAQISSIRELIKEYNFLVEHGVTDGAQFQHLEDRFNEKIEITLEELRQLDERLGRYHKIEGALLAIQKSPENSLAAVQLLDDLGVPKDMGLEDVSQLIKQFQIEKGALQEFFDDTLKHYTDYRDVKEHVRSREEKVDRRFEDEKTL from the coding sequence ATGGTAGTAATCAAAACACCCAAACAAATTAAAACTCCTTCCAATTTAAAAATAGCTGTACGCTATATTCTGAATGAAGCGAAAACTCTTGTATCAGAAACCGCAGAAAGTGATCTTGATTTTCCTCTTGTCTATCATAATGGTGAACTTCAAATGAAGCTAGTATCTGGCAATGGGATCTCTGATTTTAGCGTAGCAGATGAGGAAATGGTTATGACAAAATTGGCTGCAGCCTTTAAAAAAGGAGATGATGACTTGAAAGAATTATCTTCAGGAAAACAAGTATTGGCCCATCACATTATCCAGTCTTTTTCTCCAGATGATAACTTGACTCCTGAGCAGGTTCATGAAATTGGCCGTCAAACGATGTTAGAATTGACAGGTGGAAATTATGAGTTTGTGATTGCGACACACACGGATAAAGATCATCTTCATAATCATATCATACTCAATACAACCAATACCTCAACGCTTAAAAAATTTCGTTGGGAAAAGAAAACCCTTAAAAATTTGAGGGCGATATCGGACAAACATGCGGCACGTTATGGCGCCAAAATTATTGAGCCTACTATGAAAAATTCTTACACAAAGTATTCTGCTTGGAGAAGACAAAATAATTATCGCTTTGAAATTAAGGATCGTCTAGATTTTCTTCTGAAGCACTCGCTGTCGTTGGAAGACTTTAAACAAAAAGCAGTTGCGCTTGACCTTCAGATTGATTTCTCTGGAAAATTTGTGAAGTATAAATTGCTCGATCAGCCCCAACAAAGAAATGTCCGAGATGATACATTATCGAAGAAAGGACTCTATTCTCTTGAAAAAATAAAAGAGAGAATTTCTAAGAATCAGTTAGTTTTTGATGTGGAGGAATTGAAAGAACAATACCAAGAATCAAAAGAAAAAACGGCAAATGATTTTGAATTGAAATTGGAAGTGGAATCCTGGCAGGTCGAGCAAGAAAGCAAGCAAGGCATTTACGTGCAGATGGATATGGGAGCTTTAAATAGTGGTACCATTTTAATACCTTCTCATAAAGTTGATAAAAATGAGGATGGAAATTATACCATCTATATCAAAGAGAAAGACTATTTTTATTTTCTCAATCCTGATCAATCACAAAAAAATCGGTACATGATGGGTTTGACTGTCGCAAGACAATTGGCCAAACAAAATGGTGAGACAGTCGTAACTAAAAATGCTCAAATTTCCTCTATACGTGAGCTGATTAAGGAATATAATTTCTTAGTCGAGCACGGCGTGACAGATGGAGCACAATTTCAACATTTGGAAGATCGTTTTAATGAAAAGATTGAGATTACCCTGGAGGAATTAAGACAACTAGATGAGCGACTTGGACGTTATCACAAAATTGAAGGAGCACTTTTAGCCATCCAGAAATCTCCAGAAAATAGTCTTGCGGCGGTACAACTATTGGATGATTTAGGAGTTCCAAAAGATATGGGACTGGAAGATGTCAGTCAACTGATCAAACAATTCCAAATTGAAAAAGGAGCCTTACAAGAGTTCTTTGATGATACATTAAAACATTACACAGATTATAGAGATGTTAAGGAGCACGTGCGTAGTCGTGAAGAGAAAGTTGACCGACGTTTTGAAGATGAAAAAACCTTGTAA